In one window of Drosophila innubila isolate TH190305 chromosome 2L unlocalized genomic scaffold, UK_Dinn_1.0 4_B_2L, whole genome shotgun sequence DNA:
- the LOC117794525 gene encoding interaptin-like isoform X3 encodes MVIDDVVLRSVFKNQRRDTDVTLFSLPKLNWPIIPEASEALQVDVDALRKSKEEADAKIVDYEEQLKKLKQTVDRLDMENRAAVELEFQFSSHKTKSKLRENELLTALSEKDSAIDNLQKSLNELSNEVLRNSKDDHMRSICPALETSCEIICKKCVELERLLEEHNNKPNADNGGLAIDCECEQLRLDIAETRAQLESVQSEYKQMSSDVAEKSELCDRLSRDVISAEEAKEELQVKFDDLEQTKLRHEQIIKNMQEEYNAIKQKYQALQRDYETLERAAAATEEQHKKLQSENERLQQEISTLKQTVEEIQLKLIEAAATEIHEALVQQLKASNEQLMANLAQMETKYGELQGEYDDLSNQLMESVQEGDSLRDECNALQEKLKTAPMDTYIAQLEQEVAEMREAMTNLQSELLEKSVIANKVEDYKSQIESLEKQHAEMTMVCEELQEKVKETTINESLSRSTSTLIAADTDQEEEEVDKLKLRLNQMNGEVQKLQIEIKNQLSIIQQKDVRIEEMQFEVQELSERCLSMDVLQVELRSNAQQQNELLDRQTAKLADDVSRIDQLQESNAKLTERCIKAEEALEERLKLVDSNKEEYEKRLNNLQLSLNNARKEFEQQEKMHKGELNNINLEFLQKIEVSESRYRENLHKYNTEWQDRLQKISAEADSANDANTLAMDQLNREKHELESLYNESQKLVEQLQHKLSSSVKDKNDAESCSEKLQELHEKCKKQLQDNEQLKLNLDNLQQEKTSLQSVVDDNKLIIERLNQELHSEKNLRQCDSNKLLTLSLELKEAIQSNATAKTEYNEQIEACNLKVNDLQEELNKAKQFAKDVDKLSADYEQIQGALAKANEFNKFLAQRAEDLEREFSLSQTEVNTQKARLDSLQSKLDNTLEVKNSVSSMEATLTQKLQQLENEMSEQTHQFQRQIEELESSKAELNFKMESLQQRKLELETSNHELTVKLKNDLNMQNLLEKEREQIVNLQQSNAQLLSQLQTKQTACDSMQQSLQQAELQLKSKQDECQILQQTIQQSESLLGNRQSAFEAVQQSLQQAESELKAKHAEFDKLQESLEQAELQLQAKQSECEALQQSLQQTKSELEIKNDINNTLQQIESRLEMKIAAYDALQQSMQQAELQLQAKQEECHILRQTLQQSESQLELKQTAYETLQQTLQQAEFQIKTKQDECDALQQSLQQIESELKARQKEYDAMQQSESRLELKQAAYDTLQQSLQHGELQLKAKESECEALQQSLQQAELQLKTKLEECQILQQSLQQSESQLEIKKAAYDTLQQSLQQAESQLKALQQIEPQLELKKATCDTLQQSLQQADVQLKAKQKECHTLQKSLQQAESQLQIKQMQCDALQKSSQQLEAQQVQGATELSNKNAELVNRVKMLQTEMDKLRSMLKANKVSFDADRARLDATISSLLEDKRNLEEKLCLTNDIVQKLETDLKNKTNNSNLSFDSNTSNTSPAARRSLDRDAPQPRKSLSLESEVRRNRRITTHDERRQSYWNDSRHVACMTDPVDTNCNCEELDRKLKECQFELFIRESKVTALNIELKNHPLKEENAQLKKRLQEEQQKARDELKRMKNKHSDLMSKLNALTASASISSNVQNATFVPPVLVTIETQTESELELDLQKTTAKLNDAVQICRHRYNYIKELEDRLKQKENSDTSNISSQTTGEIILLKSKLDTQKKEIAALTNKYELAKKALKMRKDEIVQLRQNAGTDTAATSK; translated from the exons ATGGTAATCGATGACGTCGTTTTGCGAAGCgtctttaaaaatcaaagacgCGACACTGATGTaactctcttctctctccccAAATTAAATTGGCCCATTATACCCGAAGC ATCGGAAGCCTTGCAAGTCGATGTGGATGCCCTGAGAAAGTCCAAGGAGGAAGCTGATGCGAAAATAGTGGATTACGAGGAGCAATTGAAGAAGCTGAAGCAAACGGTGGATAGATTGGACATGGAGAATCGTGCTGCTGTCGAATTGGAGTTTCAATTTAGCAGTCACAAAACGAAATCAAAGCTGAGAGAGAATGAACTGCTGACGGCGCTGTCGGAGAAGGACAGCGCCATTGATAATCTGCAAAAGTCGCTCAATGAGCTGTCGAATGAAGTGCTGCGGAACAGCAAGGATGATCACATGCGTTCCATTTGCCCAGCCCTCGAAACAAGCTGTGAAATCATCTGTAAGAAGTGTGTAGAACTGGAGCGCCTTCTCGAAGAGCACAACAATAAACCTAATGCTGACAATGGTGGCCTGGCAATTGATTGTGAATGCGAGCAATTGCGTCTGGACATCGCCGAGACACGTGCACAGCTGGAGAGTGTGCAGAGCGAATACAAACAGATGAGCAGCGATGTGGCTGAGAAATCGGAGCTATGCGATCGCCTCAGTCGTGACGTCATCTCTGCTGAGGAGGCAAAGGAGGAGCTGCAAGTGAAATTCGATGACCTGGAGCAAACGAAACTGCGTCACGAGCAGATTATAAAGAACATGCAAGAGGAATATAATGCCATAAAGCAAAAATATCAAGCCTTACAGCGGGATTATGAGACTCTGGAACgcgcagcagctgccacagaaGAACAGCACAAGAAGTTGCAAAGCGAAAATGAAAGATTGCAGCAGGAGATCAGCACATTGAAGCAAACTGTCGAGGAGATTCAACTGAAACTTATTGAAGCAGCTGCCACTGAGATCCACGAGGCTCTTGTGCAGCAGCTAAAGGCCAGCAATGAGCAGCTCATGGCCAACTTGGCCCAAATGGAGACCAAGTATGGTGAGCTGCAAGGCGAATACGATGATCTGTCCAATCAGCTCATGGAGAGCGTGCAGGAGGGCGATAGTTTGCGTGATGAATGCAACGCGTTGCAGGAGAAGCTCAAAACGGCGCCAATGGACACTTACATCGCTCAGCTGGAACAAGAGGTGGCCGAGATGCGTGAAGCAATGACAAATCTGCAATCCGAGCTGCTTGAGAAATCTGTCATAGCCAACAAAGTGGAGGATTACAAGAGTCAGATCGAGTCGCTTGAGAAGCAGCATGCCGAAATGACTATGGTGTGCGAAGAGCTGCAGGAGAAGGTCAAAGAGACGACCATAAACGAGAGCTTGTCCAGGAGCACAAGCACACTGATTGCAGCAGACACCGatcaggaggaggaggaagtcGATAAACTTAAGCTCAGACTCAATCAAATGAATGGAGAAGTGCAAAAGCTGCagattgaaatcaaaaatcagCTATCGATCATTCAACAGAAAGATGTGCGTATTGAGGAGATGCAATTCGAGGTACAGGAACTTAGTGAACGTTGTCTATCCATGGATGTTCTACAGGTTGAGCTCCGCTCGAATGCCCAGCAACAGAATGAGCTGCTTGATCGCCAGACGGCAAAATTAGCCGACGATGTCAGTCGCATTGATCAGTTGCAGGAATCCAATGCAAAGCTGACAGAGCGCTGCATAAAAGCTGAAGAAGCATTGGAAGAACGCCTCAAACTGGTTGACTCCAACAAGGAGGAATACGAAAAACGCTTAAACAACTTGCAATTGTCACTGAATAATGCCAGAAAAGAGTTtgaacaacaagaaaaaatgcaTAAGGGGGagcttaataatattaaccTTGAGTTTCTACAAAAGATTGAGGTGAGCGAGAGTCGTTACCGAGAGAATCTTCACAAATACAATACCGAATGGCAGGACAGATTGCAGAAAATAAGCGCGGAGGCCGATTCTGCCAATGATGCAAATACCTTGGCAATGGATCAGTTGAATCGGGAAAAACATGAACTCGAATCGTTGTACAATGAAAGCCAAAAGTTGGTGGAACAACTGCAGCATAAGTTGAGCTCTAGCGTGAAAGATAAAAATGATGCCGAATCTTGCAGCGAAAAGCTGCAGGAGTTGCATGAAAAGTGCAAGAAGCAACTGCAGGATAACGAGCAGTTAAAGCTGAACTTGGACAATCTACAACAAGAAAAGACTTCGTTACAGTCTGTTGTCGATGATAACAAACTGATAATAGAACGTCTGAACCAAGAGCTGCATTCTGAAAAGAATCTTCGACAATGTGATTCAAACAAGCTGCTAACTTTAAGCCTTGAACTAAAGGAAGCCATCCAATCTAACGCCACAGCAAAGACCGAGTATAACGAACAGATAGAAGCATGCAATTTAAAGGTAAACGATCTGCAAGAAGAATTGAATAAGGCAAAGCAATTTGCTAAGGACGTTGACAAACTTTCCGCGGACTATGAGCAAATTCAAGGTGCTCTGGCCAAAGCCAATGAGTTTAACAAGTTCTTGGCCCAGAGAGCCGAAGATCTCGAACGTGAATTCTCATTGTCGCAAACAGAGGTGAATACTCAGAAAGCTAGATTGGATAGCTTACAATCAAAGCTGGATAATACTCTGGAAGTGAAAAACAGTGTCAGTTCAATGGAGGCCACGCTTACACAAAAGCTACAGCAACTGGAGAATGAAATGTCCGAGCAGACTCATCAATTTCAGCGTCAGATTGAGGAGTTGGAAAGCTCAAAGGCTGAACTTAACTTCAAGATGGAATCTTTGCAACAGCGAAAACTCGAATTGGAGACATCGAATCACGAACTAACTGTTAAGCTAAAGAACGATCTGAACATGCAGAATCTTTTGGAAAAGGAGCGAGAACAGATTGTCAACTTACAACAAAGCAATGCTCAACTGCTGTCGCAGCTACAGACGAAGCAGACAGCGTGTGATTCAATGCAACAGTCCTTGCAACAGGCAGAGTTGCAGCTAAAATCTAAGCAGGATGAATGTCAAATATTGCAACAGACCATTCAACAATCAGAGTCTCTTTTAGGGAATAGACAGTCAGCTTTTGAAGCAGTGCAACAGTCCTTGCAACAAGCAGAGTCTGAGTTAAAAGCTAAACACGCGGAGTTTGATAAATTGCAAGAGTCCTTGGAACAAGCAGAGTTGCAACTACAAGCTAAGCAGAGTGAATGTGAGGCATTGCAACAGTCCTTGCAACAAACAAAGTCTGAGCTAGAGATCAAAAATGACATCAATAATACATTGCAACAAATAGAGTCTCGGCTAGAGATGAAAATAGCCGCCTATGATGCGTTGCAACAGTCCATGCAACAGGCAGAGTTGCAACTACAAGCTAAGCAGGAAGAATGTCACATATTGCGACAGACCTTGCAACAATCAGAGTCTCAGCTAGAGCTCAAACAGACGGCCTACGAGACACTGCAACAAACCTTGCAACAAGCCGAGTTTCAGATAAAGACTAAGCAGGATGAATGTGATGCACTGCAACAGTCCTTGCAACAAATAGAGTCTGAGTTAAAAGCTAGGCAGAAGGAATATGATGCAATGCAACAATCTGAGTCTCGCCTAGAACTCAAACAGGCAGCTTATGATACACTGCAACAGTCCTTGCAACATGGAGAGTTGCAGCTGAAGGCTAAGGAGTCAGAGTGTGAGGCATTACAACAGTCGTTGCAACAAGCAGAGTTGCAGCTAAAAACTAAGTTGGAAGAATGCCAGATATTGCAACAGTCCTTGCAACAATCAGAGTCTCAGCTAGAGATAAAGAAGGCGGCTTATGATACATTGCAACAGTCCTTGCAACAAGCAGAGTCTCAGTTAAAGGCATTGCAACAAATAGAGCCTCAGCTAGAGCTCAAAAAGGCGACATGCGACACATTGCAACAGTCCTTGCAACAAGCTGATGTTCAGCTTAAAGCTAAGCAGAAAGAATGTCATACATTGCAAAAGTCCTTGCAACAAGCGGAGTCTCAGCTTCAGATTAAACAAATGCAATGTGATGCTTTGCAAAAGTCCTCGCAACAACTGGAAGCACAACAGGTGCAAGGTGCCACAGAACTCTCTAACAAAAACGCCGAGCTCGTCAACCGAGTTAAAATGTTGCAAACAGAAATGGACAAACTACGCTCAATGCTG AAAGCCAACAAAGTTAGCTTCGATGCGGATCGAGCACGTTTGGATGCCACAATTTCTAGTCTACTAGAGGACAAACGCAACTTGGAGGAGAAACTTTGCCTCACTAATGATATTGTCCAGAAACTGGAGACggacttgaaaaacaaaaccaacaacagcaatctgTCGTTTGATTCAAATACATCAAATACATCGCCAGCTGCCAGAAGGAGTTTGGATCGCGATGCGCCGCAGCCGCGG AAATCTTTAAGCTTGGAATCGGAGGTGCGTCGAAATCGAAGAATCACCACACACGACGAGAGGCGTCAATCGTATTGGAATGATTCGCGGCACGTGGCCTGCATGACAGATCCCGTGG ATACCAACTGTAACTGCGAGGAACTTGATCGTAAGCTGAAGGAATGCCAATTCGAGCTGTTTATCAGGGAGAGTAAAGTGACTGCACTCAACATTGAGTTGAAGAATCATCCACTGAAGGAGGAGAATGCTCAACTGAAGAAACGTCTGCAGGAGGAGCAACAAAAGGCGCGGGATGAACTCAAGCGAATGAAGAACAAGCACTCGGATCTGATGagcaaattaaatgcactCACTGCATCTGCATCCATCTCCAGCAATGTCCAAAATGCAACTTTCGTTCCGCCCGTGCTGGTAACTATCGAGACCCAGACAGAGTCCGAGTTGGAGCTGGACTTGCAGAAGACGACCGCCAAATTGAATGATGCTGTGCAAATATGTCGCCATCGCTATAATTATATCAAAGAACTGGAAGATAGATTAAAGCAGAAAGAAAATAGCGATACTTCCAATATTTCTTCACAAACAACTGGTGAAATTATTCTACTTAAG TCCAAATTGGATACACAAAAAAAGGAGATTGCTGCCCTCACCAATAAATATGAGTTGGCCAAGAAAGCCCTTAAAATGCGAAAGGATGAAATTGTTCAACTGCGTCAAAACGCTGGCACggacacagcagcaacatcaaaatAA
- the LOC117794525 gene encoding interaptin-like isoform X4, which translates to MTSQRSEALQVDVDALRKSKEEADAKIVDYEEQLKKLKQTVDRLDMENRAAVELEFQFSSHKTKSKLRENELLTALSEKDSAIDNLQKSLNELSNEVLRNSKDDHMRSICPALETSCEIICKKCVELERLLEEHNNKPNADNGGLAIDCECEQLRLDIAETRAQLESVQSEYKQMSSDVAEKSELCDRLSRDVISAEEAKEELQVKFDDLEQTKLRHEQIIKNMQEEYNAIKQKYQALQRDYETLERAAAATEEQHKKLQSENERLQQEISTLKQTVEEIQLKLIEAAATEIHEALVQQLKASNEQLMANLAQMETKYGELQGEYDDLSNQLMESVQEGDSLRDECNALQEKLKTAPMDTYIAQLEQEVAEMREAMTNLQSELLEKSVIANKVEDYKSQIESLEKQHAEMTMVCEELQEKVKETTINESLSRSTSTLIAADTDQEEEEVDKLKLRLNQMNGEVQKLQIEIKNQLSIIQQKDVRIEEMQFEVQELSERCLSMDVLQVELRSNAQQQNELLDRQTAKLADDVSRIDQLQESNAKLTERCIKAEEALEERLKLVDSNKEEYEKRLNNLQLSLNNARKEFEQQEKMHKGELNNINLEFLQKIEVSESRYRENLHKYNTEWQDRLQKISAEADSANDANTLAMDQLNREKHELESLYNESQKLVEQLQHKLSSSVKDKNDAESCSEKLQELHEKCKKQLQDNEQLKLNLDNLQQEKTSLQSVVDDNKLIIERLNQELHSEKNLRQCDSNKLLTLSLELKEAIQSNATAKTEYNEQIEACNLKVNDLQEELNKAKQFAKDVDKLSADYEQIQGALAKANEFNKFLAQRAEDLEREFSLSQTEVNTQKARLDSLQSKLDNTLEVKNSVSSMEATLTQKLQQLENEMSEQTHQFQRQIEELESSKAELNFKMESLQQRKLELETSNHELTVKLKNDLNMQNLLEKEREQIVNLQQSNAQLLSQLQTKQTACDSMQQSLQQAELQLKSKQDECQILQQTIQQSESLLGNRQSAFEAVQQSLQQAESELKAKHAEFDKLQESLEQAELQLQAKQSECEALQQSLQQTKSELEIKNDINNTLQQIESRLEMKIAAYDALQQSMQQAELQLQAKQEECHILRQTLQQSESQLELKQTAYETLQQTLQQAEFQIKTKQDECDALQQSLQQIESELKARQKEYDAMQQSESRLELKQAAYDTLQQSLQHGELQLKAKESECEALQQSLQQAELQLKTKLEECQILQQSLQQSESQLEIKKAAYDTLQQSLQQAESQLKALQQIEPQLELKKATCDTLQQSLQQADVQLKAKQKECHTLQKSLQQAESQLQIKQMQCDALQKSSQQLEAQQVQGATELSNKNAELVNRVKMLQTEMDKLRSMLKANKVSFDADRARLDATISSLLEDKRNLEEKLCLTNDIVQKLETDLKNKTNNSNLSFDSNTSNTSPAARRSLDRDAPQPRKSLSLESEVRRNRRITTHDERRQSYWNDSRHVACMTDPVDTNCNCEELDRKLKECQFELFIRESKVTALNIELKNHPLKEENAQLKKRLQEEQQKARDELKRMKNKHSDLMSKLNALTASASISSNVQNATFVPPVLVTIETQTESELELDLQKTTAKLNDAVQICRHRYNYIKELEDRLKQKENSDTSNISSQTTGEIILLKSKLDTQKKEIAALTNKYELAKKALKMRKDEIVQLRQNAGTDTAATSK; encoded by the exons ATGACGTCGCAACG ATCGGAAGCCTTGCAAGTCGATGTGGATGCCCTGAGAAAGTCCAAGGAGGAAGCTGATGCGAAAATAGTGGATTACGAGGAGCAATTGAAGAAGCTGAAGCAAACGGTGGATAGATTGGACATGGAGAATCGTGCTGCTGTCGAATTGGAGTTTCAATTTAGCAGTCACAAAACGAAATCAAAGCTGAGAGAGAATGAACTGCTGACGGCGCTGTCGGAGAAGGACAGCGCCATTGATAATCTGCAAAAGTCGCTCAATGAGCTGTCGAATGAAGTGCTGCGGAACAGCAAGGATGATCACATGCGTTCCATTTGCCCAGCCCTCGAAACAAGCTGTGAAATCATCTGTAAGAAGTGTGTAGAACTGGAGCGCCTTCTCGAAGAGCACAACAATAAACCTAATGCTGACAATGGTGGCCTGGCAATTGATTGTGAATGCGAGCAATTGCGTCTGGACATCGCCGAGACACGTGCACAGCTGGAGAGTGTGCAGAGCGAATACAAACAGATGAGCAGCGATGTGGCTGAGAAATCGGAGCTATGCGATCGCCTCAGTCGTGACGTCATCTCTGCTGAGGAGGCAAAGGAGGAGCTGCAAGTGAAATTCGATGACCTGGAGCAAACGAAACTGCGTCACGAGCAGATTATAAAGAACATGCAAGAGGAATATAATGCCATAAAGCAAAAATATCAAGCCTTACAGCGGGATTATGAGACTCTGGAACgcgcagcagctgccacagaaGAACAGCACAAGAAGTTGCAAAGCGAAAATGAAAGATTGCAGCAGGAGATCAGCACATTGAAGCAAACTGTCGAGGAGATTCAACTGAAACTTATTGAAGCAGCTGCCACTGAGATCCACGAGGCTCTTGTGCAGCAGCTAAAGGCCAGCAATGAGCAGCTCATGGCCAACTTGGCCCAAATGGAGACCAAGTATGGTGAGCTGCAAGGCGAATACGATGATCTGTCCAATCAGCTCATGGAGAGCGTGCAGGAGGGCGATAGTTTGCGTGATGAATGCAACGCGTTGCAGGAGAAGCTCAAAACGGCGCCAATGGACACTTACATCGCTCAGCTGGAACAAGAGGTGGCCGAGATGCGTGAAGCAATGACAAATCTGCAATCCGAGCTGCTTGAGAAATCTGTCATAGCCAACAAAGTGGAGGATTACAAGAGTCAGATCGAGTCGCTTGAGAAGCAGCATGCCGAAATGACTATGGTGTGCGAAGAGCTGCAGGAGAAGGTCAAAGAGACGACCATAAACGAGAGCTTGTCCAGGAGCACAAGCACACTGATTGCAGCAGACACCGatcaggaggaggaggaagtcGATAAACTTAAGCTCAGACTCAATCAAATGAATGGAGAAGTGCAAAAGCTGCagattgaaatcaaaaatcagCTATCGATCATTCAACAGAAAGATGTGCGTATTGAGGAGATGCAATTCGAGGTACAGGAACTTAGTGAACGTTGTCTATCCATGGATGTTCTACAGGTTGAGCTCCGCTCGAATGCCCAGCAACAGAATGAGCTGCTTGATCGCCAGACGGCAAAATTAGCCGACGATGTCAGTCGCATTGATCAGTTGCAGGAATCCAATGCAAAGCTGACAGAGCGCTGCATAAAAGCTGAAGAAGCATTGGAAGAACGCCTCAAACTGGTTGACTCCAACAAGGAGGAATACGAAAAACGCTTAAACAACTTGCAATTGTCACTGAATAATGCCAGAAAAGAGTTtgaacaacaagaaaaaatgcaTAAGGGGGagcttaataatattaaccTTGAGTTTCTACAAAAGATTGAGGTGAGCGAGAGTCGTTACCGAGAGAATCTTCACAAATACAATACCGAATGGCAGGACAGATTGCAGAAAATAAGCGCGGAGGCCGATTCTGCCAATGATGCAAATACCTTGGCAATGGATCAGTTGAATCGGGAAAAACATGAACTCGAATCGTTGTACAATGAAAGCCAAAAGTTGGTGGAACAACTGCAGCATAAGTTGAGCTCTAGCGTGAAAGATAAAAATGATGCCGAATCTTGCAGCGAAAAGCTGCAGGAGTTGCATGAAAAGTGCAAGAAGCAACTGCAGGATAACGAGCAGTTAAAGCTGAACTTGGACAATCTACAACAAGAAAAGACTTCGTTACAGTCTGTTGTCGATGATAACAAACTGATAATAGAACGTCTGAACCAAGAGCTGCATTCTGAAAAGAATCTTCGACAATGTGATTCAAACAAGCTGCTAACTTTAAGCCTTGAACTAAAGGAAGCCATCCAATCTAACGCCACAGCAAAGACCGAGTATAACGAACAGATAGAAGCATGCAATTTAAAGGTAAACGATCTGCAAGAAGAATTGAATAAGGCAAAGCAATTTGCTAAGGACGTTGACAAACTTTCCGCGGACTATGAGCAAATTCAAGGTGCTCTGGCCAAAGCCAATGAGTTTAACAAGTTCTTGGCCCAGAGAGCCGAAGATCTCGAACGTGAATTCTCATTGTCGCAAACAGAGGTGAATACTCAGAAAGCTAGATTGGATAGCTTACAATCAAAGCTGGATAATACTCTGGAAGTGAAAAACAGTGTCAGTTCAATGGAGGCCACGCTTACACAAAAGCTACAGCAACTGGAGAATGAAATGTCCGAGCAGACTCATCAATTTCAGCGTCAGATTGAGGAGTTGGAAAGCTCAAAGGCTGAACTTAACTTCAAGATGGAATCTTTGCAACAGCGAAAACTCGAATTGGAGACATCGAATCACGAACTAACTGTTAAGCTAAAGAACGATCTGAACATGCAGAATCTTTTGGAAAAGGAGCGAGAACAGATTGTCAACTTACAACAAAGCAATGCTCAACTGCTGTCGCAGCTACAGACGAAGCAGACAGCGTGTGATTCAATGCAACAGTCCTTGCAACAGGCAGAGTTGCAGCTAAAATCTAAGCAGGATGAATGTCAAATATTGCAACAGACCATTCAACAATCAGAGTCTCTTTTAGGGAATAGACAGTCAGCTTTTGAAGCAGTGCAACAGTCCTTGCAACAAGCAGAGTCTGAGTTAAAAGCTAAACACGCGGAGTTTGATAAATTGCAAGAGTCCTTGGAACAAGCAGAGTTGCAACTACAAGCTAAGCAGAGTGAATGTGAGGCATTGCAACAGTCCTTGCAACAAACAAAGTCTGAGCTAGAGATCAAAAATGACATCAATAATACATTGCAACAAATAGAGTCTCGGCTAGAGATGAAAATAGCCGCCTATGATGCGTTGCAACAGTCCATGCAACAGGCAGAGTTGCAACTACAAGCTAAGCAGGAAGAATGTCACATATTGCGACAGACCTTGCAACAATCAGAGTCTCAGCTAGAGCTCAAACAGACGGCCTACGAGACACTGCAACAAACCTTGCAACAAGCCGAGTTTCAGATAAAGACTAAGCAGGATGAATGTGATGCACTGCAACAGTCCTTGCAACAAATAGAGTCTGAGTTAAAAGCTAGGCAGAAGGAATATGATGCAATGCAACAATCTGAGTCTCGCCTAGAACTCAAACAGGCAGCTTATGATACACTGCAACAGTCCTTGCAACATGGAGAGTTGCAGCTGAAGGCTAAGGAGTCAGAGTGTGAGGCATTACAACAGTCGTTGCAACAAGCAGAGTTGCAGCTAAAAACTAAGTTGGAAGAATGCCAGATATTGCAACAGTCCTTGCAACAATCAGAGTCTCAGCTAGAGATAAAGAAGGCGGCTTATGATACATTGCAACAGTCCTTGCAACAAGCAGAGTCTCAGTTAAAGGCATTGCAACAAATAGAGCCTCAGCTAGAGCTCAAAAAGGCGACATGCGACACATTGCAACAGTCCTTGCAACAAGCTGATGTTCAGCTTAAAGCTAAGCAGAAAGAATGTCATACATTGCAAAAGTCCTTGCAACAAGCGGAGTCTCAGCTTCAGATTAAACAAATGCAATGTGATGCTTTGCAAAAGTCCTCGCAACAACTGGAAGCACAACAGGTGCAAGGTGCCACAGAACTCTCTAACAAAAACGCCGAGCTCGTCAACCGAGTTAAAATGTTGCAAACAGAAATGGACAAACTACGCTCAATGCTG AAAGCCAACAAAGTTAGCTTCGATGCGGATCGAGCACGTTTGGATGCCACAATTTCTAGTCTACTAGAGGACAAACGCAACTTGGAGGAGAAACTTTGCCTCACTAATGATATTGTCCAGAAACTGGAGACggacttgaaaaacaaaaccaacaacagcaatctgTCGTTTGATTCAAATACATCAAATACATCGCCAGCTGCCAGAAGGAGTTTGGATCGCGATGCGCCGCAGCCGCGG AAATCTTTAAGCTTGGAATCGGAGGTGCGTCGAAATCGAAGAATCACCACACACGACGAGAGGCGTCAATCGTATTGGAATGATTCGCGGCACGTGGCCTGCATGACAGATCCCGTGG ATACCAACTGTAACTGCGAGGAACTTGATCGTAAGCTGAAGGAATGCCAATTCGAGCTGTTTATCAGGGAGAGTAAAGTGACTGCACTCAACATTGAGTTGAAGAATCATCCACTGAAGGAGGAGAATGCTCAACTGAAGAAACGTCTGCAGGAGGAGCAACAAAAGGCGCGGGATGAACTCAAGCGAATGAAGAACAAGCACTCGGATCTGATGagcaaattaaatgcactCACTGCATCTGCATCCATCTCCAGCAATGTCCAAAATGCAACTTTCGTTCCGCCCGTGCTGGTAACTATCGAGACCCAGACAGAGTCCGAGTTGGAGCTGGACTTGCAGAAGACGACCGCCAAATTGAATGATGCTGTGCAAATATGTCGCCATCGCTATAATTATATCAAAGAACTGGAAGATAGATTAAAGCAGAAAGAAAATAGCGATACTTCCAATATTTCTTCACAAACAACTGGTGAAATTATTCTACTTAAG TCCAAATTGGATACACAAAAAAAGGAGATTGCTGCCCTCACCAATAAATATGAGTTGGCCAAGAAAGCCCTTAAAATGCGAAAGGATGAAATTGTTCAACTGCGTCAAAACGCTGGCACggacacagcagcaacatcaaaatAA